The following proteins are encoded in a genomic region of Bacteroidia bacterium:
- a CDS encoding choice-of-anchor L domain-containing protein, giving the protein MKKVILFGFILLLGFIELSQAQQKRIGYSGPFPKSIGPIVSDINSPRPDSVIAATLFGSCVEILNFHITTPFLQSMGIYHDSLGLLGFNDGLLMTSGMAVMANGPNSAQNVGYNISGPGDFQLNALVPQSGQTYDACVLDFDFIPMADTIYASQFVFGSEEYPEYVGTSFNDVFAFWISGPGILNTDNLALVPGTSDPISVNTINPNVNSSYFMSNDSGQIANLFQYDGFTVPIPLYHAVNPLDTYHFKIAIADVSDGIYDSGVFIKKASFCGNTALIFSGFVAQSGGGNTVNFTNTSGHADGFLWDFGDGTTSIEENPTHTFPDNGVYQVSLVATNLCKSDTFNQALDLVTVGMAQTPTQMKVDFYPQGDGRYEVKALLTNQSALYLEVLNGLGERIFNRSCEGQRTYKLDVDLSDLSQGVYFVRIQTNGETKLIKFLR; this is encoded by the coding sequence ATGAAAAAAGTAATACTATTTGGTTTTATTTTGCTTTTAGGGTTTATTGAATTAAGCCAAGCCCAACAAAAAAGAATTGGTTATTCCGGGCCATTCCCCAAAAGTATTGGTCCGATTGTTAGTGATATTAATAGCCCAAGACCCGATAGTGTTATTGCCGCTACCTTGTTTGGAAGCTGTGTTGAAATTCTGAATTTTCATATTACTACTCCTTTTTTGCAATCCATGGGGATTTATCATGATAGTTTGGGTTTGTTAGGTTTCAATGATGGTTTGTTAATGACTTCAGGAATGGCAGTGATGGCCAATGGCCCAAATTCAGCTCAAAATGTTGGGTATAATATTTCTGGTCCGGGCGATTTTCAATTGAATGCCCTGGTTCCACAAAGTGGGCAGACTTACGACGCCTGTGTTTTGGATTTTGATTTTATACCAATGGCCGATACTATCTATGCTTCTCAGTTTGTTTTTGGTTCTGAAGAATATCCGGAATATGTTGGAACCAGTTTTAATGATGTGTTTGCGTTTTGGATTTCAGGCCCCGGAATATTAAATACCGATAATTTGGCTTTAGTACCTGGAACTTCCGATCCTATTTCGGTGAATACGATTAACCCAAATGTTAATTCGTCCTATTTTATGTCAAATGATTCCGGACAAATAGCAAATCTCTTCCAATATGATGGTTTTACTGTGCCAATTCCTCTTTATCACGCAGTAAATCCATTAGATACTTACCACTTTAAAATTGCTATTGCTGATGTGAGTGATGGAATTTATGATAGCGGGGTATTTATAAAAAAAGCTAGTTTTTGTGGTAATACTGCCTTGATTTTTTCCGGTTTTGTTGCTCAGTCCGGTGGAGGAAATACAGTGAACTTTACTAATACTAGTGGTCACGCAGATGGATTTCTTTGGGATTTTGGTGATGGTACTACTTCCATCGAAGAAAATCCAACCCATACTTTCCCGGATAATGGAGTCTATCAGGTAAGTTTGGTTGCCACTAATTTATGTAAAAGTGATACCTTTAATCAAGCATTGGATCTGGTTACTGTAGGAATGGCCCAAACGCCAACTCAGATGAAAGTGGATTTTTACCCTCAAGGCGATGGCAGATATGAGGTTAAAGCATTGTTGACAAATCAATCTGCCTTGTATTTGGAAGTTTTGAACGGATTAGGTGAACGGATTTTTAATAGATCCTGTGAAGGTCAGCGCACTTATAAATTAGACGTTGATTTATCTGACTTATCCCAAGGGGTCTATTTTGTTCGGATTCAAACCAATGGGGAAACAAAATTGATTAAGTTCTTGAGGTAG
- a CDS encoding transposase has translation MSSSFSRIWIHAMWTTKNQSPLIQTSFRPKLNEIIAIQFQEMGCHLEAISAMSDHIHCLFLQNKSKNTAEIIKTVKGNSSHLINFGNLLPEKFSWQKGYAAFAVSHTEIESSIKLFADQDLIHCNSTYNQELEKILIINGLEKDLQDSLSYKERYRLRFNTIPNYKKDHFISKSTSRT, from the coding sequence ATGAGTTCATCCTTTTCCAGAATTTGGATCCATGCGATGTGGACCACCAAAAATCAATCTCCACTAATTCAAACATCTTTTCGGCCAAAACTCAATGAAATTATTGCAATTCAGTTTCAGGAAATGGGCTGTCACCTCGAAGCAATTTCAGCCATGTCTGACCATATTCATTGCTTATTCCTACAGAACAAATCCAAAAACACAGCCGAAATAATAAAAACAGTCAAAGGCAACTCTTCCCACTTAATTAATTTTGGGAACCTTTTACCTGAGAAATTCTCTTGGCAAAAAGGATATGCAGCTTTTGCTGTTTCACATACTGAAATAGAATCTTCTATTAAACTTTTCGCAGACCAAGACTTGATTCATTGCAACAGCACTTACAACCAAGAGCTGGAAAAAATCTTAATCATTAATGGATTAGAAAAAGATTTACAAGATAGCCTTTCCTATAAAGAAAGGTATCGGCTTCGATTCAATACTATCCCAAATTACAAGAAAGATCATTTTATTTCAAAATCTACCTCAAGAACTTAA